One genomic region from Proteus vulgaris encodes:
- a CDS encoding BamA/TamA family outer membrane protein — protein MVKYPFIFGLAFASLFISHTAQAQLFPDRQQIDQWLVGLGGENNFDRSKTIDWGVLPGPFYTPELELGVGIALVGLYQADSRPDSKISSLSLSGFGSSTGAFGMNFNNYTYLADDTWRFYLTGTLNNVPTNYWGEGYHEGRVKDHFGEFRSQELRLTPTLLRQITKNTYIGLGWDYSNLQAAAPDNPFKDYMKARDLPLRSTSSGITVRFTYDSRDFLPNAYQGQAFDISYTHYSPDTGSNNRFNATQIQYNYYYPLSDNAVLAFDNYARFTSGDVPWSQLSKLSNGQQMRGYYEGRYQDNHVFSTQLEYRQKLDWRHGIALWVGGGTLSDQARDLGKGHWLPSVGVGYRFEFKPRMNVRLDFGIGKESTGFYFQVGEAF, from the coding sequence ATTAGGGGGAGAAAATAACTTTGACCGCAGTAAAACTATCGACTGGGGCGTATTACCAGGCCCATTTTATACGCCAGAGCTAGAATTGGGTGTAGGCATCGCCCTTGTTGGTCTTTATCAAGCCGATAGTCGCCCTGATAGCAAAATCTCGTCTCTCTCATTAAGTGGCTTTGGTTCATCAACCGGTGCTTTTGGCATGAACTTTAACAACTACACTTATCTGGCTGATGATACTTGGCGCTTTTATCTCACAGGAACATTAAATAATGTCCCTACCAATTATTGGGGTGAGGGTTATCACGAAGGACGTGTAAAAGATCATTTCGGCGAATTTCGCTCTCAAGAATTGCGTCTAACGCCCACGTTACTGCGCCAAATTACCAAAAACACCTATATAGGATTAGGGTGGGATTACTCCAACCTACAAGCCGCTGCCCCAGATAATCCCTTTAAAGACTATATGAAGGCACGTGATTTACCTTTGCGTTCAACTAGTTCAGGAATAACAGTTCGATTTACTTACGATAGTCGCGATTTTTTACCGAACGCTTATCAAGGTCAGGCTTTTGATATCAGCTATACCCATTACTCACCAGATACGGGCAGTAATAATCGTTTTAATGCGACACAGATACAATATAACTACTATTATCCCTTAAGTGATAATGCGGTATTAGCATTTGATAATTATGCCCGTTTCACATCAGGTGATGTGCCTTGGAGCCAATTATCTAAACTGAGTAATGGACAGCAAATGCGAGGCTATTACGAAGGGCGATATCAAGATAATCACGTATTTTCAACTCAATTAGAGTACCGCCAAAAACTCGATTGGCGTCATGGCATTGCACTTTGGGTTGGTGGTGGTACGTTAAGCGACCAAGCGCGTGATTTAGGTAAAGGTCATTGGCTACCGAGTGTTGGTGTGGGTTATCGATTTGAATTTAAACCACGTATGAATGTACGTCTCGATTTTGGTATAGGTAAAGAAAGTACAGGATTCTATTTTCAAGTAGGTGAAGCATTTTGA
- a CDS encoding DUF4056 domain-containing protein — MFKRFLFINTIVFFLFIAGCTQVIPVKSLHANLDSVTHEEATQLWQTPEPLTAPNGLRPCCAFGYDLKVKAFEIPIPFYRIDNVVEASALGNHRYNDSFWLGTGAVLGLGSEKSGLIYSHKGGFLDIAHIRDTADYTYYLFSHIYPKLGQEWTLTLSDELAQRKIRFNAFTPPKNELERYTLSAYLAAHLGYRLAVWHEIAQWYGFRSVPGFSEGISAFSPEDLYSNLIGARLSLTLILKGHATSLEQYNQSMQGIIPSALYQLEAQPRQLTQQWFDVIDGQWWDSQQRVPDKFLVLLRDYHISDQRYPVLPFEEITAPHYLTLPSAYSGYVLEQLAEFQLWPTKEMGNLPHPKTYWREADFTDLTEKAREIDNKTRPKTTKID; from the coding sequence ATGTTTAAGCGGTTTCTTTTTATCAACACCATTGTCTTCTTCTTATTTATTGCAGGTTGCACTCAAGTCATACCTGTTAAATCTCTACACGCCAATCTTGATAGTGTTACCCACGAAGAAGCAACACAACTTTGGCAAACACCCGAACCGTTAACGGCACCCAATGGCTTAAGACCTTGTTGTGCCTTTGGTTACGACTTAAAAGTTAAAGCGTTTGAAATCCCTATTCCGTTCTATCGTATTGATAACGTTGTTGAGGCCTCAGCATTGGGTAATCATCGTTATAACGATAGTTTTTGGCTAGGTACAGGCGCAGTATTGGGCTTAGGAAGTGAAAAATCAGGCTTAATTTATTCTCATAAAGGGGGATTTCTTGATATCGCCCATATTCGTGATACCGCGGATTACACTTATTATCTCTTTAGCCATATCTATCCAAAATTAGGACAAGAGTGGACGCTAACGTTAAGTGATGAGTTGGCACAACGTAAAATCCGCTTTAATGCATTCACACCACCTAAAAATGAATTAGAACGTTATACCTTAAGTGCCTATCTTGCTGCACACCTCGGTTATCGCCTTGCGGTATGGCATGAAATTGCACAATGGTATGGTTTTCGCTCTGTACCCGGTTTTTCAGAAGGTATCTCTGCATTTTCACCCGAAGATCTCTATTCCAATTTAATTGGAGCAAGGCTTTCTCTTACACTTATTTTAAAGGGTCATGCCACCAGCCTTGAGCAATATAATCAATCAATGCAGGGCATTATTCCTTCCGCACTTTATCAGTTAGAGGCTCAACCCCGCCAATTAACGCAACAATGGTTTGATGTGATTGATGGACAATGGTGGGATAGTCAGCAACGAGTCCCCGATAAATTCTTAGTTTTACTGCGTGATTATCATATCTCAGACCAACGGTATCCGGTGTTACCTTTTGAGGAAATAACAGCCCCTCACTACCTCACTTTACCTAGTGCTTATTCTGGTTACGTTTTAGAACAATTAGCAGAATTTCAGCTTTGGCCAACAAAGGAAATGGGAAATTTACCGCACCCTAAAACCTACTGGCGTGAAGCGGATTTCACTGATTTAACAGAAAAAGCGCGTGAAATTGATAATAAAACTAGACCAAAAACAACAAAAATTGACTAA
- a CDS encoding protein bax, producing MPSQLMRTSAVFAFLISLLFTGVSFASTSTGSSQMLQAYSFKSTSTPLPDLKKYPSGTQRKKAFLNVIVPIIDNVNNKILRDREWLTAQRKAQHWGSADLKKLREICQYYGVTCTSPKKVNWDSLLTRVDIIPTHFVATQAATESGWGTSKLAQQNNNLFGMRCGSQSCNNVPGKTKGYAAYPDIEGSVIAYMRNLNTHRAYNSLRSSRAQQRMTQQQLDSRQLITDLKGYSELGSSYNDYLTEMFDSNKKLITQVQLQSKQDS from the coding sequence ATGCCCTCTCAATTGATGAGGACAAGTGCCGTCTTCGCTTTCTTGATTTCACTACTATTTACTGGTGTAAGCTTTGCTTCAACCAGTACCGGCAGTTCCCAGATGCTGCAGGCGTATTCTTTCAAAAGCACGTCAACACCGTTGCCAGATTTGAAAAAATACCCTTCGGGAACACAGCGTAAGAAAGCGTTTTTAAATGTCATAGTTCCTATTATTGACAATGTTAATAATAAGATTTTGAGAGATCGTGAGTGGTTAACCGCTCAACGTAAAGCCCAGCACTGGGGCAGCGCAGATTTGAAAAAATTGCGTGAAATCTGTCAATACTATGGTGTTACATGTACCAGCCCGAAAAAAGTAAATTGGGATTCTTTATTAACTCGCGTTGACATTATTCCGACACACTTTGTCGCAACGCAAGCTGCAACGGAATCTGGCTGGGGAACATCGAAGTTGGCACAACAAAATAACAATCTATTCGGTATGCGATGTGGGAGTCAGTCTTGCAATAACGTTCCAGGGAAAACCAAAGGCTATGCAGCCTACCCTGATATTGAAGGCTCAGTGATTGCTTATATGCGTAATCTTAATACGCACCGCGCCTATAATTCATTGCGCTCCTCAAGAGCACAGCAAAGAATGACGCAGCAACAACTCGACTCTCGCCAGTTAATCACTGACTTGAAAGGTTACTCAGAATTGGGTTCAAGTTATAACGATTATCTGACCGAAATGTTCGACTCAAATAAAAAGCTGATCACTCAAGTTCAGTTGCAGTCGAAGCAAGATAGCTAA
- a CDS encoding MBOAT family O-acyltransferase — MNFFSFEFLGAFVSFFVLYWLFQKHVKIQNILLITVSYAFLFYADYRPAIILLSYTLFIYLLANILTKYTSSKVIYWLLGLLVAVYFTAFKYYSFFQETLTQAFQQWGLSIELPLIELLAPLGLSFYIFHSVSYVVSVCRKEIPKAPFLDVVLYLCFFPSIVAGPINRAKEFLPQIQAPTRKIIDYKGAIMLIVLAIAKLFWLSGWFSTNYVDPVFNAPDLAQSGQVLTAVYAYAWHIYFNFSGYTNLVTGIALLLGFVVPRNFNAPYLAINLADFWRRWHISLSTFIRDYVYIPLGGNRKGVIRQNFNAFAAMVISGLWHGAAMTFIIWGAIHGIGVVLLNIKHRLFPVKKNTPPSALSSLNMLLSWIITFHFVCFAWIFFRSQTVGDAFVLIQQLFSVGAWASLQAEGLTLFMFWGLFLLYPCFVTLRDIVARLEKRVPWYVYPLPLALILTIIFMLSPDGVPGFIYASF, encoded by the coding sequence ATGAATTTTTTTTCATTCGAGTTTCTCGGAGCCTTTGTTAGCTTTTTTGTTCTATACTGGCTCTTCCAAAAGCACGTCAAGATCCAAAATATTCTACTGATAACAGTCAGTTATGCTTTTCTCTTTTATGCGGATTATCGTCCTGCGATTATCTTATTAAGTTACACGCTCTTTATTTATTTACTGGCGAATATATTAACTAAATACACGTCCTCTAAAGTCATATACTGGCTATTAGGGTTATTAGTTGCGGTCTATTTTACTGCCTTTAAATATTACTCATTCTTCCAAGAAACGCTGACACAAGCATTCCAGCAATGGGGACTCAGTATTGAGCTGCCTCTTATTGAGTTGCTTGCGCCACTAGGACTCTCTTTCTATATTTTCCATTCAGTTAGTTATGTCGTTTCTGTTTGCCGAAAAGAGATCCCTAAAGCACCGTTTTTAGATGTCGTTCTTTATCTATGCTTTTTCCCAAGCATAGTTGCGGGGCCGATTAATCGCGCTAAAGAATTTCTTCCACAAATTCAGGCTCCAACCCGAAAAATCATTGATTATAAAGGGGCGATAATGCTGATTGTTTTAGCTATCGCAAAACTCTTTTGGTTAAGTGGTTGGTTTTCAACAAACTATGTTGATCCGGTATTTAACGCGCCTGATTTAGCGCAAAGTGGGCAAGTGCTGACGGCGGTTTATGCCTATGCATGGCATATCTATTTTAATTTCTCTGGTTATACCAATCTTGTTACAGGTATTGCCTTATTACTGGGCTTTGTTGTCCCTCGCAACTTTAATGCGCCTTATTTAGCGATAAACTTAGCTGATTTCTGGCGTCGCTGGCACATCAGTTTATCTACCTTTATTCGTGATTACGTCTATATTCCTTTAGGGGGTAATCGTAAAGGAGTGATTAGACAAAACTTTAATGCCTTTGCCGCGATGGTAATTTCTGGATTATGGCACGGTGCTGCTATGACCTTTATTATTTGGGGTGCTATTCACGGAATTGGTGTGGTGTTATTAAATATTAAACACCGTCTCTTCCCTGTGAAGAAAAATACCCCACCAAGCGCGTTATCGTCATTGAATATGTTGTTGTCATGGATAATTACTTTCCACTTTGTTTGCTTTGCTTGGATATTTTTCCGCAGTCAAACCGTGGGAGATGCTTTTGTTTTAATACAGCAACTCTTTAGTGTGGGTGCTTGGGCGTCATTACAAGCTGAAGGCTTAACCCTCTTTATGTTCTGGGGACTTTTCTTACTTTACCCTTGCTTTGTAACATTAAGGGATATTGTGGCTCGTCTTGAGAAAAGAGTGCCGTGGTATGTTTATCCGCTACCACTTGCGTTGATCCTCACGATTATTTTCATGTTGTCTCCAGATGGGGTGCCAGGATTTATTTATGCCAGCTTTTGA
- a CDS encoding GDSL-type esterase/lipase family protein gives MPAFDFCSNLKKTAKVALMVLFSTLFLIWLNQTSLERFWQQQYHRPAPWSGLSHYYAWQVGGQLRDGVFVAIESYGDYLQVNHPDNQAKPIVQTSAPEQLPEGFAVGLHFFNGYTRPATQLTQRFPQLLERKQAMGGLPYHSVTDVSDAALEALKPIVQKTEIILSPEDKVLFAGDSMMQGVAPLLKRQLQTDYNISSIDLSKQSTGLAYPRFFNWPQTIATRLANDDSIKLLVVFLGPNDPWDMPPDGGGRYLKFASEAWESTYRSRIAGIIENARQNNVTVIWVGPPNMRKQKLSEGMAYLDKLYREEAEKMGEIYLSVNDMFKYEKDIYSDYMGDGSSRVKLRAGDGIHFSLKGQQIIAQHVFSRIHLQEEIKEDNAVDDVKDKTTVIVNETNNAHP, from the coding sequence ATGCCAGCTTTTGATTTCTGCTCAAACTTAAAAAAGACAGCAAAAGTTGCCTTAATGGTGCTATTCAGCACACTCTTTCTGATTTGGCTAAACCAAACATCACTAGAGCGTTTTTGGCAACAACAATATCATCGCCCTGCACCTTGGTCTGGACTTTCTCACTATTATGCTTGGCAAGTGGGTGGACAACTGCGTGATGGCGTATTCGTTGCAATAGAAAGCTATGGAGATTACCTACAAGTTAATCATCCTGATAATCAGGCTAAACCAATAGTGCAAACCTCAGCTCCTGAGCAGCTTCCTGAAGGCTTTGCTGTTGGCTTACACTTCTTTAATGGGTATACACGACCAGCGACTCAATTAACGCAACGCTTTCCTCAGTTATTAGAGCGCAAGCAGGCAATGGGTGGGTTACCTTACCATTCTGTTACAGACGTGTCTGATGCCGCATTAGAAGCCTTAAAACCTATCGTTCAAAAAACAGAAATTATCTTATCACCAGAAGATAAAGTGTTATTTGCGGGCGATTCAATGATGCAAGGTGTTGCACCTTTACTTAAACGTCAACTGCAAACGGATTACAACATCAGCAGTATCGATTTAAGTAAACAAAGTACAGGACTTGCCTATCCACGCTTTTTCAATTGGCCACAAACTATTGCGACACGCTTAGCCAATGACGACTCCATCAAATTATTAGTGGTCTTTTTAGGCCCTAACGATCCTTGGGATATGCCGCCTGATGGCGGAGGACGCTACTTAAAATTTGCCAGTGAAGCATGGGAATCTACCTACCGATCACGTATTGCAGGCATTATAGAAAATGCAAGACAGAATAATGTCACGGTGATTTGGGTTGGTCCCCCTAATATGCGTAAACAGAAGTTATCTGAAGGTATGGCATATCTTGATAAACTTTACCGCGAAGAAGCTGAGAAAATGGGCGAAATTTACCTTTCCGTCAATGATATGTTTAAATATGAGAAAGATATTTATTCTGATTATATGGGCGATGGTAGCAGTCGTGTTAAGTTAAGAGCCGGTGATGGCATTCATTTTAGCTTAAAAGGTCAGCAAATTATTGCTCAACACGTATTCTCACGTATTCATCTTCAAGAAGAAATTAAAGAAGATAATGCAGTCGATGATGTAAAAGATAAAACTACGGTTATTGTAAATGAAACAAATAACGCACATCCTTGA
- a CDS encoding SGNH/GDSL hydrolase family protein: protein MKQITHILERKTLVSSSIILALVSLLVACNQDTEKTVKLPTPTVLPADGSRQLYNYHDPHFAGFVKKLQQGRQTVHIVQLGDSHTAADFFSGKLRERFQADYGNGGIGFIPPTNIAGQRIANVQYQSDKKAWTLLSSRKDSDPDFPLGGFISEPQAKWAKLQLSENPVTQQRYQLQALYKTPTTAQVNVQSSTSKVLSLSQTQGKWQFSNPTAMTFPVSITVNKNQPVKLGGWLITNQQPGVMLSSLGINGATINMMDRWGSQWTETLGQLHPDMVILAYGTNEAFNDTFDLSAYRQQLTDKIRQIRQQAPNSAILLIGPSDSIKNKEASDCRSQQPQWLTDIVRIQKEVAQQEKTLFWDWRDYMGGECSIKAWALYDLARPDGVHLSREGYESSANTLYSQLNTLMNKG, encoded by the coding sequence ATGAAACAAATAACGCACATCCTTGAGCGTAAAACGTTAGTCAGTAGCTCAATTATACTGGCTCTAGTTTCACTCTTAGTTGCTTGTAACCAAGACACTGAAAAAACAGTGAAGCTCCCCACACCAACAGTATTACCTGCTGATGGTTCAAGACAGCTTTACAATTATCACGATCCTCACTTTGCGGGCTTTGTTAAGAAATTACAGCAAGGTCGCCAAACTGTGCATATTGTTCAGTTAGGGGATTCCCATACTGCAGCTGATTTTTTCAGTGGTAAGTTGCGTGAACGTTTTCAGGCAGACTATGGTAATGGCGGTATTGGTTTTATTCCTCCGACGAATATCGCAGGTCAACGTATTGCAAACGTACAATACCAGAGTGACAAAAAAGCATGGACACTGCTTTCAAGCAGAAAAGATAGCGATCCTGATTTCCCATTAGGGGGTTTTATTAGTGAACCTCAAGCTAAATGGGCAAAATTACAGTTATCTGAAAATCCAGTAACTCAGCAGCGCTATCAGTTACAAGCACTTTATAAAACGCCAACGACAGCGCAGGTGAATGTACAGTCATCGACAAGCAAAGTCCTTTCACTGTCACAAACACAAGGTAAATGGCAATTTTCAAATCCGACTGCCATGACATTCCCTGTCAGCATTACCGTTAACAAAAACCAGCCAGTTAAATTAGGTGGTTGGTTGATCACCAATCAACAACCCGGCGTGATGTTATCCTCATTAGGCATTAACGGTGCCACTATTAATATGATGGATAGATGGGGTTCACAGTGGACTGAAACATTAGGACAATTACATCCTGATATGGTGATTTTGGCTTATGGTACAAACGAAGCCTTTAATGACACTTTTGATTTAAGTGCCTATCGCCAGCAGCTTACGGATAAAATTCGCCAAATTCGCCAGCAAGCCCCTAATAGCGCTATTTTATTAATTGGGCCGTCTGACTCAATCAAAAATAAAGAAGCCTCTGACTGTCGTTCACAGCAGCCTCAATGGCTAACTGATATTGTCAGAATTCAAAAAGAAGTCGCCCAACAAGAGAAAACGCTATTCTGGGATTGGCGTGACTATATGGGTGGAGAGTGCTCCATAAAAGCGTGGGCATTGTATGATTTAGCAAGACCTGATGGTGTTCATCTTTCTCGTGAAGGTTATGAAAGCAGTGCCAATACACTTTATAGCCAATTGAACACATTAATGAACAAAGGCTAA
- a CDS encoding methyl-accepting chemotaxis protein, which translates to MVDYNSLFIKHTDCNIHTITLIRDSILASSNKLQDKLNLLDEMEHLFSKMLDNSRLLTQFLNEVDTHFTHSREEIENFSGWLKKIKESASNIDRLSSQANLLSINSAIEAGHIGREGAGFSVLAQEMKKLSLEIQKQASSIASINNNLGARFIPVKETTEKNQEQVQQIKIQVEEGHQNLTSLSEQASELKHIFTFISMQQFFNTVKLDHVLWKEAIYIHLLNNDDEHCVNQHTECRLGKWYYQGDGRKFAGTEAFRRLDEPHKLVHECGRLALSANINGDQETVTQYIERMEQASVDVIKYVDVLLNSVGY; encoded by the coding sequence ATGGTTGACTATAATTCGCTTTTTATTAAACACACGGATTGTAATATTCACACAATCACACTTATACGTGATTCGATTTTAGCATCAAGCAATAAGCTACAAGATAAACTTAATTTGCTCGATGAGATGGAACATCTATTTAGCAAGATGTTGGATAATTCCCGCTTATTAACTCAATTTTTAAATGAGGTTGATACACATTTTACACATAGCCGAGAAGAGATAGAAAATTTCTCTGGTTGGCTAAAAAAAATCAAAGAGAGCGCCAGTAATATTGATAGGCTTTCCAGTCAGGCGAATCTTTTATCGATAAATTCAGCGATTGAAGCAGGGCATATAGGGCGAGAAGGCGCGGGATTTTCAGTCTTAGCCCAAGAGATGAAAAAGTTGTCATTAGAAATCCAGAAACAAGCTTCTTCTATTGCCAGTATTAATAATAATTTAGGTGCTCGCTTTATTCCCGTGAAAGAAACCACAGAAAAAAACCAAGAGCAGGTTCAACAAATAAAAATACAGGTTGAAGAAGGGCATCAAAATTTAACGTCATTGTCAGAACAAGCGAGCGAGCTTAAACATATTTTTACCTTTATTTCGATGCAGCAATTTTTTAATACCGTCAAACTTGATCATGTTTTATGGAAAGAAGCTATTTATATTCATTTATTAAATAATGATGATGAGCACTGCGTTAATCAACATACTGAATGTCGATTAGGAAAATGGTATTACCAAGGTGACGGACGGAAATTTGCAGGTACAGAGGCTTTTCGTCGTTTAGATGAGCCACATAAATTAGTACACGAATGTGGTCGTTTAGCGTTAAGCGCTAATATAAACGGCGATCAAGAAACAGTAACGCAATATATAGAGCGAATGGAACAGGCCAGTGTCGATGTTATCAAGTATGTGGATGTTTTATTAAACTCAGTGGGTTACTAA
- the gntU gene encoding gluconate transporter — translation MSTLTLVLTAVGSVLLLLFFVMYARLHAFIALMIVAIGAGIFSGMPLEKITQTMQNGMGGTLGFLSIVVALGAMFGKVLHETGALDQIAVRLLKYFGEKRANYALGIAGLICALPLFFDVAVVLLIGVVFAVARRTGGNVVKMAIPLFAGVAGAAAFLLPGPTPMLLADQMNADFGWMILIGLCAAIPGMLLAGPIFGNFISRYVTLELPKDLSEPSLGQNKMPSFGFSLALVLLPLVLVGCKTIGARFVEKGSELYNILEFVGHPFIAILVACLVAIYGLAIRRGMSKEKVMEICSAAIQPAGIILLVTGAGGVFKQVLVDSGVGPALGNALIGAGMPIAVACFILAGAVRVIQGSATVACLTAVGLVLPVINELGYSGAQMAALSVCIAGGSIILSHVNDSGFWLFGKFTGATEAQTLKTWSLMETILGTTGAVIGMIFFAFL, via the coding sequence ATGAGTACATTAACACTTGTGCTAACAGCAGTTGGCTCTGTTTTATTACTGCTCTTTTTTGTTATGTATGCACGCTTACATGCTTTTATTGCATTAATGATTGTTGCGATTGGTGCGGGTATTTTCTCAGGCATGCCTTTGGAAAAAATCACACAAACCATGCAAAACGGAATGGGAGGTACTTTAGGTTTCCTCTCTATCGTTGTCGCACTGGGTGCAATGTTTGGTAAAGTGCTGCATGAAACAGGGGCATTAGACCAAATCGCAGTACGGTTATTAAAGTATTTTGGTGAGAAACGTGCCAACTACGCATTAGGTATCGCAGGTTTAATTTGTGCCCTACCTCTGTTCTTTGATGTCGCCGTTGTTTTATTAATTGGCGTTGTATTTGCTGTTGCTCGCCGTACAGGTGGCAATGTAGTGAAAATGGCGATCCCTTTATTTGCGGGTGTTGCAGGTGCAGCAGCCTTCTTATTACCGGGGCCAACACCAATGTTATTAGCTGACCAAATGAATGCAGATTTTGGTTGGATGATCTTAATTGGTCTGTGTGCGGCTATTCCGGGCATGTTATTAGCAGGTCCTATCTTCGGTAACTTTATCAGCCGTTACGTTACCTTAGAATTACCAAAAGATTTGTCTGAACCAAGTTTAGGTCAAAACAAGATGCCTTCCTTTGGTTTCAGCCTTGCACTGGTGTTATTACCTTTAGTGTTAGTGGGATGCAAAACCATTGGTGCGCGTTTTGTTGAGAAAGGTTCAGAGCTGTATAACATTCTTGAATTTGTTGGTCATCCATTTATCGCTATTCTTGTCGCTTGTTTAGTGGCTATTTACGGCTTAGCAATCCGCCGTGGTATGAGTAAAGAAAAAGTGATGGAGATTTGTTCTGCGGCTATCCAACCTGCGGGGATCATTTTACTGGTCACAGGTGCGGGCGGTGTCTTTAAACAAGTGCTGGTCGATTCTGGTGTTGGCCCTGCATTGGGTAATGCTTTAATTGGTGCTGGGATGCCAATCGCAGTAGCGTGTTTTATTCTGGCGGGTGCAGTGCGTGTTATTCAAGGTTCAGCAACGGTTGCTTGTTTAACTGCTGTCGGTTTAGTTTTACCTGTTATCAATGAACTGGGTTACAGCGGTGCTCAAATGGCTGCATTATCAGTTTGTATTGCGGGTGGCTCTATTATTCTTAGTCACGTTAATGACTCTGGTTTCTGGTTGTTTGGTAAATTTACAGGCGCAACAGAAGCTCAAACCTTAAAAACATGGTCATTAATGGAAACTATTCTTGGCACAACCGGTGCTGTAATCGGTATGATTTTCTTCGCATTTCTTTGA
- the gntK gene encoding gluconokinase codes for MNDTQSLHHVFILMGVSGSGKSAVASGVAQRTGAAFLDGDFLHPRSNITKMASGHALNDEDRKPWLQALNDAAFAMQRTNSVSLIVCSALKKQYRDMLRDGNQCLHFLYLKGDYELIESRLKARKGHFFKPQMLVTQFETLEEPTTAENDVYEIDISMPLDDVIESAINKINSVTQGTFEGETV; via the coding sequence ATGAACGATACCCAATCCCTACACCATGTTTTCATCTTAATGGGGGTATCAGGCAGCGGTAAATCTGCGGTCGCAAGTGGTGTAGCACAACGTACAGGTGCTGCATTTTTGGACGGTGATTTCCTCCATCCTCGCTCAAATATTACTAAAATGGCATCAGGCCACGCTTTAAATGATGAAGATCGTAAACCTTGGCTACAAGCATTAAATGATGCCGCATTTGCAATGCAAAGAACCAATAGTGTTTCGTTAATTGTTTGTTCTGCATTGAAAAAACAGTATCGCGATATGTTGAGAGACGGCAATCAATGCCTGCACTTTTTATATTTAAAAGGTGACTATGAGCTGATTGAAAGTCGTTTAAAAGCACGTAAAGGGCACTTCTTTAAACCTCAAATGTTAGTAACTCAATTTGAAACCCTAGAAGAGCCAACAACAGCTGAAAATGATGTGTATGAAATTGATATTTCAATGCCACTTGATGATGTGATTGAAAGTGCAATTAATAAGATAAATTCAGTCACTCAAGGGACTTTTGAAGGGGAAACGGTATGA
- the gntR gene encoding gluconate operon transcriptional repressor GntR produces MKKKRPSLQDVASRVGVTKMTVSRFLRNPEQVSEALREKIARELDSLNYIPNRAPDILSNSTSHAIGVLLPSLTNQVFAEVIRGIESVTDKYGYQTMLAHYGYRAEKEEERLLSLLSYNIDGLILAERTHTPKTMKMLETAGIPVVEIMDSVSPCFDSAVGLDNVDASEQMVNEMIKRGCKRVIYLGARQDERTLMRLQGYEKAMQNAGLPIGNVMTPKSSSYSLGAELLHAARKQYPDLDGLYCTNDDIAIGAIFECQRLGISVPEDIAISGFHGHDVGQVMTPRLASIFTPRDEMGQQAADLLLKRMKGKIARGQVIDVGFRIITGESI; encoded by the coding sequence ATGAAGAAAAAACGCCCCTCATTACAGGATGTCGCTTCACGAGTCGGTGTTACCAAAATGACGGTTAGTCGTTTTTTGCGTAATCCCGAACAAGTCTCTGAAGCTTTACGAGAAAAAATTGCGCGTGAATTAGATAGCCTCAATTATATTCCTAATCGCGCCCCTGATATTTTATCGAATTCGACCAGTCATGCGATTGGGGTATTGCTACCTTCTTTAACTAACCAAGTTTTTGCTGAAGTTATTCGTGGCATTGAATCAGTGACCGATAAATACGGTTATCAAACCATGTTAGCGCACTACGGATATCGTGCTGAAAAAGAAGAAGAACGCCTGCTTTCATTACTCTCTTATAATATTGATGGGCTTATTCTTGCTGAAAGAACGCATACACCAAAAACGATGAAAATGTTAGAAACCGCAGGTATTCCAGTGGTGGAAATCATGGATAGCGTTTCCCCTTGTTTTGATTCGGCAGTGGGATTAGATAACGTTGATGCTTCAGAACAGATGGTCAATGAGATGATCAAACGTGGATGTAAACGGGTTATCTACCTTGGCGCAAGACAGGATGAACGAACCTTAATGCGGTTACAAGGTTATGAAAAAGCAATGCAAAATGCAGGCTTACCTATTGGCAATGTGATGACGCCAAAGAGCTCATCTTATTCGTTAGGTGCTGAATTATTACATGCTGCACGTAAGCAATATCCTGATTTAGATGGACTTTATTGCACCAATGACGATATCGCAATTGGCGCCATTTTTGAGTGTCAACGTTTAGGTATTTCTGTGCCAGAGGATATTGCGATATCGGGTTTCCATGGACACGATGTTGGGCAAGTAATGACACCTCGTCTGGCAAGTATCTTTACTCCTCGTGATGAAATGGGGCAACAAGCTGCTGATTTATTGCTTAAACGGATGAAGGGTAAAATTGCTCGTGGTCAAGTGATTGATGTAGGTTTCCGCATTATTACGGGTGAAAGCATATAA